A single window of Haliotis asinina isolate JCU_RB_2024 chromosome 5, JCU_Hal_asi_v2, whole genome shotgun sequence DNA harbors:
- the LOC137284963 gene encoding uncharacterized protein, with product MELPGLLSVIFLHVFIPVWAMKGTARQCPELVQETGYFTAVHSNTCYMFVDKEEYWTAASAHCQGMGGDLITIMNGGVMNFIKQTLNSHKLSWSNKGVWIGAQYYEDRGWVWTTGEKVSYSYWARNEPSKTLLWSIENCALMRREDGWHWHDYHCGALKFHYYYICQFPIAHSYQENGHLAHTASSGQHEDNGNMSILLTVIGFAGLVIFAMLLIFFIYRKRQRDKHNGEEMVVRFANQAYGRVNQNEQGYATVGENNDSNGRRPVSSMYMSPDEVNTLYEEVNKEVNHGVNTFRKDTNCLAGQPPPPPPPPRSDSASVASICEGATSGIASSDDFSISQEEPYIEPLIGAASKEESDLKGCNLYVDMKGGSKSSVNDVPPEKIKKLMEEHTYTNTSEINSDTENHYEDLPPRL from the exons cCATGAAGGGCACAGCACGACAATGTCCAGAGCTGGTGCAGGAGACTGGTTATTTCACGGCAGTGCACAGCAACACTTGCTACATGTTCGTGGACAAGGAGGAGTACTGGACGGCTGCATCTGCCCACTGTCAGGGGATGGGGGGAGACCTCATCACCATTATGAACGGCGGCGTCATGAACTTTATTAAGCAAACGCTCAACTCACATAAACTGAGCTGGAGCAACAAGGGAGTGTGGATTGGAGCCCAGTACTACGAGGATAGAGGATGGGTATGGACTACTG GGGAAAAGGTCTCATATTCATATTGGGCCAGAAACGAGCCTAGCAAGACGCTACTTTGGTCCATTGAGAACTGTGCCTTGATGAGGAGGGAGGATGGATGGCACTGGCACGACTACCACTGCGGCGCCTTAAAGttccactactactacatctGCCAGTTCC CCATTGCCCACTCCTATCAAGAGAACGGTCATCTTGCCCACACAGCCTCCTCTGGACAACATGAAGACAATGGAAACA TGTCCATCCTACTGACTGTGATTGGGTTTGCTGGCCTGGTCATATTTGCGATGCTGCTCATTTTCTTCATCTACAGGAAGAG GCAACGAGACAAGCACAATGGTGAGGAAATGGTTGTGAGATTTGCCAACCAGGCATATGGGCGGGTCAATCAGAATGAACAAGGCTATGCAACAGTGGGGGAAAACAATGATTCCAACGGTCGACGCCCAGTCAGCAGCATGTATATGTCCCCCGATGAGGTCAACACTCTGTATGAGGAGGTCAATAAAGAGGTCAACCATGGCGTTAACACTTTCAGGAAAGACACTAACTGCCTCGCAGGACAACCGCctccgccaccaccaccacctagGTCCGATTCCGCCTCAGTAGCTTCTATCTGTGAAGGTGCCACATCAGGAATTGCAAGTAGTGATGACTTCTCCATATCCCAAGAAGAACCCTATATTGAGCCTTTGATTGGAGCTGCCTCCAAAGAGGAGAGTGACTTAAAGGGATGTAACCTGTATGTGGACATGAAGGGGGGTTCTAAGTCTTCTGTTAATGATGTCCCCCCTGAGAAGATAAAGAAGCTGATGGAAGAACACACCTACACAAACACTTCCGAGATCAATTCAGACACTGAGAATCACTATGAAGACCTCCCACCTCGACTTTGA